From Acidovorax sp. FHTAMBA, one genomic window encodes:
- the fba gene encoding class II fructose-bisphosphate aldolase (catalyzes the reversible aldol condensation of dihydroxyacetonephosphate and glyceraldehyde 3-phosphate in the Calvin cycle, glycolysis, and/or gluconeogenesis) encodes MPLVSMRELLDHAAANSYGIPAFNVNNLEQVQAVMAAADEVGAPVILQASAGARKYAGEPFIKHLIQAAVEAFPHIPLVMHQDHGTSPKVCQGAIDLGFGSVMMDGSLMEDGKTPSSFDYNVEVTRKVVDMAHKVGVTVEGELGCLGNLETGEAGEEDGIGAEGKLDHSQMLTDPEEAAVFVKATQLDALAIAIGTSHGAYKFSRKPTGDILAISRVKEIHKRIPNTHLVMHGSSSVPAELLAIINQYGGKMKETYGVPVEEIQEAIKHGVRKINIDTDIRLAMTGAVRKFLFENPDKFDAREWLKPAREAAKQVCKQRYLEFGCEGQGSKIKGLSLQAVAAQYASGALAQVVN; translated from the coding sequence ATGCCCCTCGTTTCGATGCGCGAACTGCTCGACCATGCCGCCGCCAACAGCTACGGCATCCCCGCTTTCAACGTCAACAACCTGGAACAGGTTCAGGCCGTGATGGCCGCTGCAGACGAAGTCGGTGCGCCTGTCATCCTGCAGGCCAGCGCTGGCGCACGCAAGTACGCGGGCGAGCCCTTCATCAAGCACCTCATTCAGGCTGCGGTCGAGGCCTTCCCGCACATCCCGCTCGTCATGCACCAGGACCACGGCACCTCTCCCAAGGTCTGCCAGGGTGCGATCGACCTGGGCTTTGGCTCGGTGATGATGGACGGCTCGCTGATGGAAGACGGCAAGACGCCTTCGTCCTTCGACTACAACGTCGAGGTGACGCGCAAGGTGGTGGACATGGCGCACAAGGTGGGCGTCACGGTCGAAGGCGAACTGGGCTGCCTGGGCAACCTGGAAACCGGCGAAGCCGGTGAAGAAGACGGTATTGGCGCCGAAGGCAAGCTCGACCACAGCCAGATGCTGACCGACCCCGAAGAGGCCGCCGTGTTCGTGAAAGCCACGCAGCTGGACGCACTGGCCATTGCCATCGGCACCAGCCACGGTGCCTACAAGTTCAGCCGCAAGCCCACGGGCGACATCCTGGCCATCAGCCGCGTGAAGGAAATCCACAAGCGCATCCCCAACACCCACCTGGTGATGCACGGTTCCTCCTCGGTACCCGCCGAACTGCTGGCCATCATCAACCAGTACGGCGGCAAGATGAAGGAAACCTACGGTGTGCCGGTTGAGGAAATCCAGGAAGCCATCAAGCACGGCGTGCGCAAGATCAACATCGACACCGACATCCGTCTGGCCATGACCGGCGCGGTGCGCAAGTTCCTGTTCGAGAACCCCGACAAGTTTGACGCCCGTGAATGGCTCAAGCCTGCCCGCGAAGCCGCCAAGCAGGTCTGCAAGCAGCGGTATCTGGAATTTGGCTGCGAAGGCCAGGGCAGCAAGATCAAGGGCCTGAGCCTGCAGGCCGTAGCGGCCCAGTACGCCTCGGGTGCGCTGGCCCAAGTGGTGAACTGA
- a CDS encoding long-chain-fatty-acid--CoA ligase, with protein MNDRPWLSAYPQGVPADIDTSQYPSLVALMDEAFTKYANRVAYSFMGKDVTYGQTDSLSSAFAAYLQGLGLVKGDRVAIMMPNVPQYPVTVAAILRAGFVVVNVNPLYTPRELEHQLKDSGAKAIVIIENFAATLQSCIANTPVKHVVLAAMGDQLGLLKGALVNYVVRNVKKMVPAYNLPGAVRFNEAVAQGTRGTLKKPDIKPDDIALLQYTGGTTGVSKGAVLLHRNVIANVLQSEAWNAPVMKKVPENEQPTSICALPLYHIFAFTVNMMLSMRTGGKTILIPNPRDLPAVLKELSKHTFHSFPAVNTLFNGLANHPDFNTVNWKNLKVSVGGGMAVQGAVAKLWLEKTGCPICEGYGLSETSPSASCNPVTAKEFTGTIGVPIPGTWMKLLDDEGNEVTTLGQPGEIAIKGPQVMAGYWQRPDETAKVMTDDGYFKSGDIGIMDERGYFKIVDRKKDMVLVSGFNVYPNEVEEVVANCPGVLECAVVGVPDEKSGEAVKLVIVKKDPSLTEAQVKEFCKANLTGYKQPKVIEFRTELPKTPVGKILRRELRDKK; from the coding sequence ATGAATGATCGCCCCTGGCTGAGTGCATATCCGCAAGGCGTGCCTGCTGACATCGACACCTCGCAGTACCCTTCCCTGGTGGCGCTGATGGACGAGGCCTTCACCAAGTACGCCAACCGTGTGGCCTACAGCTTCATGGGCAAGGACGTGACCTATGGCCAGACCGACTCGCTCTCCAGCGCGTTTGCGGCCTACCTGCAGGGTCTGGGTCTGGTCAAGGGCGACCGCGTTGCCATCATGATGCCCAATGTGCCGCAGTACCCGGTCACCGTGGCCGCCATCCTGCGCGCGGGCTTTGTGGTGGTCAACGTGAACCCGCTGTACACACCGCGTGAGCTGGAGCACCAGCTCAAGGACTCGGGCGCCAAGGCCATCGTCATCATCGAAAACTTTGCCGCCACCCTGCAAAGCTGCATTGCCAACACACCCGTCAAGCACGTGGTGCTGGCCGCCATGGGCGACCAGCTGGGCCTGCTCAAGGGCGCCCTTGTCAACTACGTGGTGCGCAACGTCAAGAAGATGGTGCCCGCCTACAACCTGCCAGGCGCCGTGCGCTTCAATGAGGCGGTGGCCCAGGGCACGCGCGGCACGCTCAAGAAGCCCGACATCAAGCCCGACGACATTGCGCTCTTGCAGTACACCGGCGGCACCACGGGCGTGAGCAAGGGCGCCGTGCTGCTGCACCGCAACGTGATTGCCAACGTGCTCCAGTCTGAAGCCTGGAACGCCCCGGTGATGAAGAAGGTGCCGGAAAACGAGCAGCCCACCAGCATCTGCGCGCTGCCGCTGTACCACATCTTCGCGTTCACCGTGAACATGATGCTGAGCATGCGCACGGGCGGCAAGACCATCCTGATCCCCAACCCGCGCGACCTGCCGGCCGTGCTCAAGGAACTGTCCAAGCACACGTTCCACAGCTTCCCGGCCGTCAACACACTGTTCAACGGGCTGGCCAACCACCCCGATTTCAACACCGTCAACTGGAAGAACCTCAAGGTCTCGGTGGGCGGTGGCATGGCCGTGCAGGGCGCCGTGGCCAAGCTGTGGCTCGAGAAGACGGGCTGCCCCATCTGCGAAGGCTATGGCCTGTCGGAGACCAGCCCCTCGGCCAGCTGCAACCCGGTTACTGCCAAGGAATTCACCGGCACCATTGGCGTGCCGATTCCCGGCACCTGGATGAAGCTGCTGGACGACGAAGGCAACGAAGTCACCACCCTCGGCCAGCCTGGCGAGATCGCCATCAAGGGCCCGCAGGTGATGGCGGGCTACTGGCAGCGCCCCGACGAGACCGCCAAGGTCATGACCGATGACGGCTACTTCAAGTCTGGCGACATCGGCATCATGGATGAGCGCGGTTACTTCAAGATCGTGGACCGCAAGAAGGACATGGTGCTGGTCAGCGGCTTCAACGTGTACCCCAACGAGGTCGAGGAAGTGGTGGCCAACTGCCCCGGCGTGCTCGAATGCGCCGTGGTGGGCGTGCCCGACGAGAAGAGCGGCGAAGCCGTCAAGCTCGTGATCGTGAAGAAAGACCCGTCGCTGACCGAAGCACAGGTCAAGGAGTTCTGCAAGGCCAACCTCACGGGCTACAAGCAGCCCAAGGTGATCGAGTTCCGTACCGAGCTGCCCAAGACCCCGGTGGGCAAGATCCTGCGCCGAGAGCTGCGGGATAAAAAGTGA
- the pntB gene encoding Re/Si-specific NAD(P)(+) transhydrogenase subunit beta, whose amino-acid sequence MSPSLATVAYLGAAILFILSLGGLSNPETSRRGNLFGMVGMALAVLATVFGPRVSPSGIAWIVGALVIGGGIGLYAARVVKMTQMPELVALMHSLVGLAACLVGFASYVDTSIQLQGVEKTIHEVEIYVGILIGAVTFSGSLIAFGKLNGKIGGKPLLLPARHWLNLAGLLVVIWFGREFLRAETIEQGMLPLVVMTVIALLFGIHMVMAIGGADMPVVVSMLNSYSGWAAAATGFMLSNDLLIVTGALVGSSGAILSYIMCNAMNRNFISVIAGGFGSGAGTPAKKGDAAEPQGEAVPVSSAETAELLREAKSVIIVPGYGMAVAQAQHTVNEITQTLRAKGVNVRFGIHPVAGRMPGHMNVLLAEAKVPYDIVMEMDEINEDFPDTDVVMVIGANDIVNPSALDDPSSPIAGMPVLEVWKARTSIVMKRSMASGYAGVDNPLFYKDNNRMLFGDAKKMLDEVLAALKG is encoded by the coding sequence ATGTCCCCAAGTCTTGCCACCGTCGCCTATCTCGGCGCGGCCATTCTTTTCATCCTCAGCCTGGGCGGGCTCTCCAACCCCGAGACCTCGCGCCGCGGCAATCTGTTCGGCATGGTCGGCATGGCGCTGGCCGTGCTCGCCACAGTATTCGGCCCGCGTGTCAGCCCCTCGGGCATCGCCTGGATCGTGGGCGCGCTGGTGATTGGCGGCGGCATCGGCCTGTATGCCGCCAGGGTCGTCAAGATGACGCAGATGCCCGAGCTGGTCGCTCTCATGCACAGCCTGGTGGGCCTGGCGGCCTGCCTCGTGGGTTTTGCCAGCTATGTGGACACCTCGATCCAGCTGCAAGGAGTGGAAAAAACCATCCACGAAGTTGAAATCTACGTCGGTATCCTGATCGGCGCCGTCACGTTCTCGGGCTCGCTCATCGCCTTTGGCAAGCTCAACGGCAAGATCGGCGGCAAGCCGCTGCTGCTGCCCGCGCGCCATTGGCTCAACCTTGCAGGCTTGCTGGTGGTGATCTGGTTTGGCCGCGAGTTTCTGCGGGCCGAAACCATCGAGCAGGGCATGCTGCCGCTGGTCGTGATGACCGTGATCGCCCTGCTGTTCGGCATCCACATGGTGATGGCCATTGGCGGTGCCGACATGCCGGTGGTGGTGTCCATGCTCAACAGCTACTCGGGCTGGGCGGCCGCCGCCACGGGCTTCATGCTGTCCAACGATTTGCTCATCGTCACCGGTGCGCTGGTGGGCTCCTCGGGCGCCATCCTGTCCTACATCATGTGCAATGCGATGAACCGCAACTTCATCAGCGTGATCGCGGGCGGCTTTGGCTCAGGTGCTGGCACACCCGCCAAGAAGGGTGATGCAGCCGAGCCGCAGGGCGAGGCCGTGCCCGTCAGCTCCGCCGAAACCGCCGAGCTGCTGCGCGAGGCCAAGAGCGTCATCATCGTTCCCGGTTACGGCATGGCCGTGGCCCAGGCCCAGCACACGGTCAACGAGATCACCCAGACCCTGCGCGCAAAAGGCGTCAATGTGCGCTTTGGCATCCACCCGGTAGCGGGCCGCATGCCGGGCCACATGAACGTGCTGCTGGCCGAGGCCAAGGTGCCCTACGACATCGTGATGGAAATGGACGAGATCAACGAGGACTTCCCCGATACCGACGTGGTGATGGTCATCGGCGCCAACGACATCGTGAACCCCAGCGCGCTGGATGACCCCTCCAGCCCCATCGCCGGCATGCCGGTGCTGGAAGTGTGGAAGGCCCGTACCTCGATCGTGATGAAACGCTCCATGGCCTCGGGCTATGCGGGCGTGGACAACCCTTTGTTTTACAAGGACAACAACCGCATGCTGTTTGGCGATGCCAAGAAAATGCTCGACGAGGTCCTCGCCGCGCTCAAGGGCTGA
- the rimI gene encoding ribosomal protein S18-alanine N-acetyltransferase, whose amino-acid sequence MSALPTSANAPLATRPQARFEALTLAQLDAVLAVEQRAYSHPWTRGNFTDAMASGYQAQVLMAGDHLLGYFVAMMGVDEVHLLNITVAPEFQRQGWARVLLDALALWSRGRGAQWLWLEVRASNLRAQHIYQTHGFRRVGERKRYYPADQGQREDAVVMSLPL is encoded by the coding sequence ATGAGCGCCCTCCCCACGTCCGCCAACGCCCCGCTGGCCACACGGCCGCAAGCCCGCTTCGAAGCGCTCACGCTGGCACAGCTGGATGCTGTCCTGGCGGTGGAGCAGCGTGCGTATTCCCACCCCTGGACACGGGGCAACTTCACCGATGCCATGGCCTCCGGGTACCAGGCCCAGGTGCTGATGGCCGGAGACCACCTGCTCGGATACTTCGTGGCCATGATGGGGGTGGATGAGGTGCACCTGCTCAACATCACCGTTGCCCCCGAGTTCCAGCGCCAGGGCTGGGCCCGCGTGCTGCTGGATGCGCTGGCCCTGTGGTCGCGCGGCCGGGGCGCGCAGTGGCTGTGGCTGGAGGTGCGCGCCAGCAACCTGCGGGCCCAGCACATCTACCAGACGCACGGTTTCCGCCGGGTGGGCGAACGCAAACGCTACTACCCGGCTGACCAGGGCCAGCGCGAAGATGCGGTGGTCATGAGCCTGCCGCTGTAA
- a CDS encoding DMT family transporter, which yields MRFSPRAIGLLAAVVTVIIWTGFIVIARASAQRTLTPFDIALLRITGASLVLVPWGWWMVRRRQASQGAQAPASSLFGISPLPLRTTALLGTFGGLLYALLAYAGFFHAPATHAAVLMPGSLPLWTALLAAVVLRDHITPLRAAGLALIVAGDLLVGGRSLLAAFSGGDVWKGDVLFMLAASCWATYSVLARRHAVDAVQATIAITAFACLVYVPGYALLVALGAVTSHLSIAPWSEIVFQMVFQGGGSVVISGISFTRMIQHFGPVKSTMITALVPGLSAIGAVVFLDEPMYWNLFAGLLLVTAGILLGVLRKSQGPRPAGSAAPAVPSPQPSSSAP from the coding sequence ATGCGTTTTTCTCCCCGCGCCATCGGCCTGCTGGCGGCTGTTGTCACCGTCATCATCTGGACGGGCTTCATCGTCATCGCCCGCGCCTCGGCCCAGCGCACGCTCACCCCTTTCGATATTGCCCTGCTGCGCATCACCGGCGCCAGCCTGGTGCTGGTGCCGTGGGGGTGGTGGATGGTGCGGCGGCGCCAGGCCTCCCAAGGCGCTCAGGCACCGGCTTCCAGCCTCTTTGGCATCTCCCCGTTGCCGCTGCGCACCACCGCGCTGCTGGGCACCTTTGGCGGTCTGCTTTACGCACTGCTGGCCTATGCGGGCTTCTTTCACGCCCCGGCCACCCATGCCGCCGTGCTCATGCCCGGCAGCCTGCCGCTGTGGACAGCGCTGTTGGCCGCCGTGGTGCTGCGCGACCACATCACCCCGCTGCGTGCCGCCGGGCTGGCGCTCATCGTGGCGGGCGACCTGCTGGTAGGGGGGCGCAGCCTGCTGGCTGCGTTTTCAGGCGGCGACGTGTGGAAGGGCGACGTGCTCTTCATGCTGGCCGCATCGTGCTGGGCCACCTACAGCGTGCTGGCCCGGCGCCACGCAGTGGATGCCGTGCAGGCCACCATCGCGATTACCGCCTTCGCCTGCCTGGTGTATGTGCCCGGCTATGCGCTGCTGGTGGCGCTGGGTGCAGTGACCAGCCACCTGTCCATCGCCCCCTGGAGCGAGATCGTCTTTCAGATGGTGTTCCAGGGCGGCGGCTCGGTGGTGATCTCGGGCATCAGCTTCACGCGCATGATCCAGCACTTTGGCCCCGTGAAGTCCACCATGATCACGGCACTGGTACCCGGGCTTTCGGCCATTGGTGCGGTGGTGTTTCTGGATGAGCCGATGTACTGGAACCTGTTTGCCGGGCTGCTGCTGGTGACCGCCGGAATCCTGCTGGGCGTGCTGCGCAAAAGCCAGGGCCCTCGCCCCGCTGGATCTGCCGCACCAGCCGTACCGTCCCCGCAACCATCGTCCTCTGCCCCATGA
- a CDS encoding uracil-DNA glycosylase family protein, protein MSLHLNARQRAMLQEMGITVWAPVPAETAAAVGLGHPGPARGAPAPTAAMPQPAAPASVRPAAPAPARTASPASPAAAAAAPALRLHPAQALYPGADPAQVPAGLGAGWLIVTESLTPADPLGGDAGRLLDNMLRALQLHRHPRVFLAALERAGPGSDNGGTDIAAALADTVTVLGPAMVLVLGHVAARAALGRTEPLGRLRAEPHQVAGCPAVVTYDPAFLLRSQDNKAAAWADLCRALATVRTTPAARGG, encoded by the coding sequence ATGAGCCTTCACCTCAATGCACGACAACGTGCCATGCTGCAAGAAATGGGTATTACCGTGTGGGCCCCGGTTCCTGCGGAGACCGCTGCAGCCGTCGGCCTGGGCCACCCGGGCCCTGCGCGGGGGGCTCCCGCGCCAACCGCAGCCATGCCACAGCCCGCAGCACCCGCTTCTGTGCGCCCTGCGGCCCCGGCGCCTGCACGAACCGCATCACCCGCGTCCCCTGCGGCCGCCGCCGCCGCACCCGCGCTCCGGCTGCACCCCGCCCAGGCGCTGTACCCCGGCGCCGACCCAGCCCAGGTGCCTGCCGGGTTGGGCGCAGGCTGGCTCATCGTGACCGAAAGCCTGACCCCTGCGGACCCGCTGGGCGGGGACGCCGGGCGTCTGCTGGACAACATGCTGCGCGCCCTGCAACTTCACCGCCATCCGCGCGTCTTTCTGGCAGCGCTGGAGCGTGCTGGGCCGGGCAGTGACAACGGGGGTACCGACATCGCCGCAGCACTGGCCGACACCGTGACGGTGCTGGGCCCCGCGATGGTGCTCGTTCTCGGCCACGTGGCCGCCCGCGCAGCGCTGGGCCGCACCGAGCCCCTGGGCCGCCTGCGCGCAGAACCTCATCAGGTGGCTGGCTGCCCGGCCGTGGTGACCTACGACCCTGCGTTCCTGCTGCGATCACAGGACAACAAGGCGGCAGCCTGGGCCGACCTGTGCCGTGCGCTGGCCACGGTGCGCACCACACCCGCTGCGCGGGGTGGCTGA
- the tsaB gene encoding tRNA (adenosine(37)-N6)-threonylcarbamoyltransferase complex dimerization subunit type 1 TsaB: MNLLAFDTSTDTLSIAVQHGDAVVQHTGPGGAQASATLIPEVRRLLALAGLSFDTLDAIVFGRGPGSFTGLRTACAVAQGLAFGARGGQGVPVLPVDTLLAVAEEARHQTGCTQVVAVLDARMDEVYHARCEWRGSDHVWQTDADFGLGAPETVLPPAGWTVAGNARAPYGHRLAPAAPHVVALPSATALLRLAPALLAAGGGMPASDALPRYIRDKVAQTTAERAALRAQAPVANP, translated from the coding sequence ATGAACCTGCTTGCCTTCGACACCAGCACCGACACACTCTCCATCGCCGTGCAACATGGCGACGCCGTGGTGCAGCACACGGGCCCGGGCGGGGCCCAGGCTTCGGCCACGCTGATCCCCGAGGTGCGCCGCCTGCTGGCGCTGGCGGGTCTGTCGTTCGACACGCTGGACGCCATCGTGTTCGGGCGCGGCCCGGGCTCGTTCACCGGCCTGCGTACCGCGTGTGCAGTGGCGCAGGGCCTGGCGTTTGGCGCGCGCGGGGGCCAGGGGGTGCCGGTGCTGCCGGTGGACACCCTGCTCGCCGTGGCCGAAGAGGCGCGCCATCAAACCGGCTGCACGCAGGTGGTGGCCGTGCTGGATGCACGCATGGACGAGGTCTACCACGCCCGGTGCGAGTGGCGGGGTAGCGATCATGTCTGGCAGACCGATGCCGATTTCGGGCTGGGCGCGCCTGAGACGGTGTTGCCCCCCGCCGGATGGACGGTGGCGGGCAACGCGCGCGCACCCTACGGCCACCGGCTGGCCCCTGCCGCGCCCCACGTGGTGGCACTGCCCAGCGCCACCGCACTGCTGCGCCTGGCGCCCGCCCTGCTGGCTGCTGGCGGCGGCATGCCTGCCAGCGATGCACTGCCCCGCTATATCCGCGATAAAGTGGCACAGACCACGGCAGAACGCGCTGCCCTGCGCGCCCAGGCGCCGGTCGCCAACCCCTGA
- the corA gene encoding magnesium/cobalt transporter CorA: protein MLNIFTLANGRLFQEEIESLEELTRFQPIWVDLEAPTLEEKRWIKQHYGLSIPEDAMDEDIEESARFYEEDNGELHIRSDFLIDDDEDPRSVRVAFILNQHNANLKSRGVLFSIHDEDVPVFRLLRMRARRAPGLIEDAKEVLLKLFDADAEYSADTLENIYDELEQVSKQVLAGDVTDTRAGEVLAAIARQEDLNGRIRRNVMDTRRAVSFMMRSKMLNSEQFEEARQILRDIESLDNHTAFLFDKINFLMDATVGFININQNKIIKIFSVASVALLPPTLIASVYGMNFKFMPELDWALGYPYALGLMVASALGPMWYFRKRGWLK from the coding sequence ATGCTCAACATCTTCACGCTCGCCAATGGCCGGCTGTTTCAGGAAGAAATCGAGTCCCTGGAAGAGCTGACCCGCTTCCAGCCGATCTGGGTGGACCTGGAAGCCCCCACGCTCGAAGAAAAACGCTGGATCAAGCAGCACTACGGCCTGTCCATCCCCGAGGATGCGATGGACGAGGACATCGAGGAATCCGCCCGCTTCTACGAAGAAGACAACGGCGAGCTGCACATCCGCAGCGACTTCCTGATCGACGACGACGAAGACCCCCGCTCGGTGCGCGTGGCTTTCATCCTCAACCAGCACAACGCCAACCTCAAGAGCCGGGGCGTGCTGTTTTCCATCCACGACGAAGACGTGCCGGTGTTCCGCCTGCTGCGCATGCGCGCGCGCCGCGCACCGGGGCTGATTGAAGACGCCAAGGAAGTGCTGCTCAAGCTGTTCGATGCCGATGCCGAATATTCGGCCGACACGCTGGAGAACATCTATGACGAGCTCGAGCAGGTGAGCAAGCAGGTGCTGGCCGGAGACGTGACCGACACCCGCGCCGGTGAAGTGCTGGCCGCCATCGCGCGCCAGGAAGACTTGAACGGCCGCATCCGCCGCAACGTGATGGACACCCGCCGCGCGGTGAGCTTCATGATGCGCTCCAAGATGCTCAACTCCGAGCAGTTCGAGGAAGCCCGCCAGATCCTGCGCGACATCGAGTCGCTGGACAACCACACGGCGTTCCTGTTCGACAAGATCAACTTCCTGATGGACGCCACGGTCGGTTTCATCAACATCAACCAGAACAAGATCATCAAGATCTTCTCGGTGGCCAGCGTGGCGCTGCTGCCGCCCACGCTGATCGCCAGCGTGTATGGCATGAACTTCAAGTTCATGCCCGAGCTGGACTGGGCGCTGGGGTATCCGTATGCCCTCGGGCTGATGGTGGCCAGCGCGCTGGGGCCCATGTGGTACTTCCGCAAGCGCGGCTGGCTTAAATAG
- a CDS encoding 5'-methylthioadenosine/adenosylhomocysteine nucleosidase produces MTTAILSALPDEQSTLVAHLVHPQRLMHAGRAFWRGELAGRAVVLALSGIGKVAAATTATALIERFGVARVVFTGVAGGVGDGVNVGDVVVAQDYLQHDMDASPLFPRWEVPGYARSRLLCDVTLSALLLGAASACVSSASSRFDLKNMAQGGIEGAAHRAHHGLIASGDRFVSAADEAHRLRTTLRDAGHDVLAVEMEGAAVAQVCHDYGIPFAAMRTISDRADDTAHVDFPRFVQTVASRYAEHMVLTLMQKL; encoded by the coding sequence GTGACTACCGCCATCCTCAGCGCCCTGCCCGACGAACAAAGCACCCTGGTCGCCCACCTCGTCCACCCGCAGCGCCTGATGCATGCGGGACGTGCCTTCTGGCGCGGCGAACTGGCTGGCCGCGCGGTGGTGCTGGCCCTCTCGGGCATTGGCAAGGTGGCGGCGGCCACCACGGCCACGGCGCTGATCGAGCGGTTTGGCGTGGCGCGCGTGGTGTTCACCGGTGTGGCGGGGGGCGTGGGCGATGGCGTGAACGTGGGCGACGTGGTGGTGGCGCAGGACTACCTCCAGCACGACATGGATGCTTCGCCACTGTTTCCGCGCTGGGAGGTGCCTGGCTACGCGCGCAGCCGACTGCTCTGTGATGTCACGCTGTCTGCTCTGCTTTTGGGAGCTGCTAGCGCTTGTGTATCAAGCGCTAGCAGCCGATTTGACCTTAAAAACATGGCGCAAGGCGGCATAGAGGGCGCCGCGCACCGCGCCCACCACGGCCTGATTGCCAGCGGGGACCGTTTTGTCTCAGCCGCTGACGAGGCCCACCGCCTGCGCACCACATTGCGCGACGCCGGCCACGACGTGCTGGCCGTGGAAATGGAAGGCGCCGCCGTCGCCCAGGTGTGTCACGACTACGGCATCCCCTTCGCCGCCATGCGTACCATCTCCGACCGCGCCGACGACACCGCGCACGTGGACTTCCCCCGCTTTGTGCAGACGGTCGCCAGCCGCTACGCCGAACACATGGTGCTGACGTTGATGCAAAAACTATGA
- a CDS encoding Re/Si-specific NAD(P)(+) transhydrogenase subunit alpha, with amino-acid sequence MQTSPVPQPQRIGVPRETFPGEKRVATVPDVVEKLIKLGFSVTVESGAGDAANFSDDAYRAAGAEIASDAARLWSASDIVFKVRPPSSEEVALMREGTTLVDFIWPAQNPELMQQLAARNATVLAIDCLPRTLSRAQKMDALTSTAGVSGYRAVIEAANAFGRFFNGQITAAGKVPPAKVFIAGAGVAGLAAIGTAANLGAIVRANDTRAEVADQVKSLGGEFVKVDYEEEGSGGGGYAKVMSEGFQAAQRQMYAEQAKDADIIITTALIPGKPAPKLITAEMVQSMKPGSVIVDMAAEQGGNCELTVPGEAVVRHGVTIVGYTDLASRLAKQSSTLYATNLLRLTEELCKAKDGVAVVNMEDDAIRGLTVVKDGAITWPAPPLKQAAAPAPKVSAAPVAVKKSSHGPGEPMSAKTLTIVFAVLAVLFWAIGAYAPVAFLGHFTVFVLACFIGYMVVWNVTPALHTPLMSVTNAISSIIAIGALVQIAPPDAGINGRPDGLILWLAFAALVLTAVNMFGGFAVTRRMLAMFRK; translated from the coding sequence ATGCAGACAAGCCCAGTCCCGCAGCCGCAGCGTATCGGCGTGCCAAGGGAAACCTTTCCCGGCGAGAAGCGCGTGGCCACCGTGCCCGATGTGGTGGAGAAGCTGATCAAGCTGGGCTTTTCTGTCACGGTGGAGTCTGGGGCTGGGGATGCTGCCAACTTCAGTGACGACGCTTACCGCGCCGCGGGCGCCGAAATCGCGTCTGACGCAGCCAGGCTGTGGTCGGCATCCGACATCGTCTTCAAGGTGCGCCCGCCCAGCAGCGAAGAAGTCGCGCTGATGCGCGAGGGCACCACGCTGGTCGATTTCATCTGGCCCGCCCAGAACCCCGAGCTGATGCAGCAGCTGGCGGCCCGCAACGCCACGGTGCTGGCCATCGACTGCCTGCCTCGCACCCTGAGCCGGGCCCAGAAGATGGATGCACTGACTTCCACGGCCGGTGTCTCGGGCTACCGTGCTGTCATTGAGGCGGCCAATGCCTTTGGTCGCTTCTTCAATGGACAGATCACGGCCGCAGGCAAGGTGCCGCCGGCCAAGGTGTTCATTGCAGGCGCTGGCGTGGCGGGTCTTGCGGCCATTGGCACGGCGGCCAATCTGGGCGCCATTGTGCGCGCCAACGACACGCGCGCCGAGGTTGCCGACCAGGTCAAGTCGCTGGGCGGTGAGTTCGTCAAGGTGGACTACGAGGAAGAAGGCTCGGGCGGCGGCGGCTACGCCAAGGTCATGAGCGAGGGTTTCCAGGCAGCGCAGCGCCAGATGTACGCCGAGCAGGCCAAGGATGCCGACATCATCATCACCACCGCGCTGATCCCGGGAAAGCCCGCGCCCAAGCTCATCACGGCCGAAATGGTGCAGAGCATGAAGCCCGGCAGCGTGATCGTGGACATGGCCGCCGAGCAGGGAGGCAACTGCGAACTCACGGTGCCCGGCGAGGCCGTGGTGCGCCATGGCGTGACCATCGTCGGCTACACCGACCTGGCCTCGCGCCTGGCCAAGCAGTCTTCCACGCTGTATGCCACCAACCTGCTGCGCCTGACCGAAGAGCTGTGCAAGGCGAAGGACGGCGTGGCCGTGGTCAACATGGAGGACGACGCGATCCGCGGCCTCACCGTGGTCAAGGACGGCGCCATCACGTGGCCTGCCCCACCGCTCAAGCAGGCAGCGGCACCGGCGCCCAAGGTGTCCGCTGCTCCCGTAGCGGTCAAAAAATCGAGCCATGGCCCTGGTGAGCCCATGTCCGCCAAGACGCTGACCATCGTGTTTGCCGTGCTCGCCGTGCTGTTCTGGGCCATTGGTGCCTATGCGCCCGTGGCCTTCCTGGGGCACTTCACCGTGTTCGTGCTCGCCTGTTTTATCGGCTACATGGTGGTGTGGAACGTCACACCCGCGCTGCACACGCCGCTCATGAGCGTGACCAATGCCATCTCCAGCATCATTGCCATCGGTGCGCTGGTGCAGATCGCCCCGCCGGACGCGGGCATCAACGGGCGCCCAGATGGTCTGATTCTCTGGCTGGCCTTCGCTGCGCTGGTGCTCACGGCTGTCAACATGTTCGGCGGCTTTGCGGTCACGCGCCGCATGCTCGCCATGTTCCGCAAATAA